AAGTCCGGAAGCAGCCATCAAGGCGTGAAGACCTATCGTCTTCAAGGTTACAGTTTTTCCTCCTGTGTTTGGTCCTGTGACAACTAAGGAAGTGCATTTCTTCCCAATTTCCACATCAATCGGGACCACTTCCTGGAGAGGAATCAAGGGATGCCTCCCCTTTTTCAACTTCATGTATCCTTGATTGTTAAGTTTGGGTTGAACGGCCTTCATTCGATGAGCATAGGAAGCCTTAGCAAAGGTGAAATCAAGTTCGGCCAGGACCTTCACATTATGATCTAACACATCAGCATGCTCTGCCACAATTCCTGTTAGAATCTGCAGAATTCGTTCTACTTCTCGTTCTTCCTTAAAACGAAGCTCCCTTAATTGATTATTAGCTTGGACTACAGCTTCCGGTTCGATAAAAAGGGTCGCTCCTGAAGCGGATTGATCATGGATCATCCCGCCAAAAACGTGTCGATATTCCTGCTTCACCGGAATGACATAACGATCACCACGAATGGTAACAATACTTTCTTGAAGCATCTTTTGATAAGAGGTGGATCGAATAATATTTTCTAGTCGGTCTTTAATCCGGCCTTCAGTCGCTCGGATTTGTGAACGTACTTGCGCAAGGGCTGGACTAGCACTGTCCATTACTTCGCCATGCTCATCAATAGCATCATTAATATCTTCTTCCACCCTCTGCAGTCTCTCGATCTGGAGGATTAATTCCTCAAGTAAAGGCAGCTCCTGTTGTTCCAAGAGAGCTTCAATAAACCTTCTTAACCTCCAGCCTCCATAAACGGTACCCGCCACATCAAGAAGCTCCCCAGGATTCAAAGAAGCTCCAAGCTTGGCTCGAGCGAGAGATCGTCGGATATCGCGAATCCCACCAAAAGGGACGCTTCCCTTCAAGCGGAGAACCGTATATCCTTCAAAGGTTAATTGCTGTCTTAATTTAGCTTCTTCTAGTTCTGTCGTTGGTACGAGTTGTTCTATTTTTTCTCTTCCCAAAGAGGAAGAGGCATTGTCCATTAGTTGATGAATCACCTTGGTAAACTCAAGTGTTCGATACAAGCGTTCTTCCACTACGGAATCCCCTTTCACACAATATCTGATCTATTATATATCATTCTTTGCCTAACAGAAAAGTATAGGCCCAGTCATCGTGGGAAAAACTATTTGTACTTCTTTACGGGAAGGAATGGTATGGATGGCATGGATTAGCCATATTATCCGTTTTTTTGTAGCGACCATCGTACTCTACTTTGTAGGCTTCCTTGTACCGGGTTTTACTATCCGCGGGTTAACAACCGCAATCGTTACTGCAGCGGTCATCGCTGCATTAGGCTGGATTTTCGAAGCCTTCTTTGGTGGAGAGCTCTCTCCCTATGGCAGGGGCATTGCCGGGTTCTTGTCAACAGCACTGATCATATATCTGACGAAGTTCATCGTATACGGAGTGGAAGTAACTTTAATTGGCGCTTTACTTGCCTCACTTTTAGTTGGAATCATTGACCTTTTTCTCCCTGCAAAGTCAAGGTTCTGGGGAAAAAGTTGAAAAAGGCTGATCCGTTAAGTCGGTTACCGACCTGGATCAGCCTTTTCTTCCAGTTATGAAGTTTTTATTGCTGTTGTTGACCGGCTAATGCACTCTCTGCCATCTTTACTAAACGCTTAGTAATCTCCCCACCGACTGAACCGTTACCGCGAGCAGTGGCATAAGCACCAAAATCGTAGACACCAAATTCATTGGCAATCTCATATTTTATTTCATCAATCAATGAAGCAGACTGGGGAACAATCAATTTGTTTCGGTTGGCCATGAAGCTAACCTCCTTTAATTGAGTGTACCTTTATCATGCCATAGGATGTGTTTCTTCATGCCCTGTAAAATAAGGAGTTGATGGGTTCTATAGGATATCGCTTCGATCATGAGGACGGGGAGTAGGAACATTCCGGATATGTTCTGAAATAAAAGGGGATAGATCGAACAGATATTGTGTAATGGCAGACTGGTAATAAGTTTTCTTCCACTTTCCACTCGGAGCCATGTCAAGCAAGTGGATGGAGACCATCAAGAACAGGAGCATGAGCAAGCCACCCAGGATAGCTCCAAGACTGCGATTGAGTATTGAGATAATAGGCAGCTCTGCAAAAGATTGAAGTACCCTTCCCATGATATTGCAAAGAAACCGAACAATAAAAAATAAGAGGATAAACGCCAGCGCTGAATAAATGAATGAATGAAGAGAACTCATACTAAGCAACATCTGTAAAAGAGGATTGGTGCTTTCTGCCGGGAGAGGAAATTGCTCTTGTAGAAATACAGCAGTATCCAAAGAAAAGGAGTATGCAACAACAAGAGAGACAATCAGGCCCACTAAACCGATGGCAAGCTTGACAAATCCCCTATGATGACCATAAAAAAGACTTATCATAAAAAGGCCGATAAGACCTATATCGACAATGTTCATTCCTTACGCTTTTCCTCCTCTTCTAAAATCCGGAGCAACTCCTCATATTCCTTTTTGAGCTGAAAAAATTCATCTGCAATATTTACAGCGGAAAGCACAGCAATTTTAGCCGTATCTAGCCTGGCATTCCCATTAGCAATATGTCTCATTTTCTCATCCACGTAATGAGCCACAGAGCGTAAATGCGAAGCACTTGCCTTTCCAACCATACGATATTGATGTCCATATATATCAACTGTTATTTTTATTTTTTCATCTTCTCGCACCACTTATTTCCCCTTCCCAATATAAGCTTGTCCTTACAAATTAATATTATACATTTTTTGCAAGGGCTGTGGAACTCTATGTTCCACCTAATTATGAGCAATATCTAGAAAAAGAGGTCTGACCCCCCGATTAGGTCAGACCTTACAATATCTACTATCCACGCAGTTCTGCTTTATATGCCTTCGCCAGTCCCTGAACGACTCTGTCATGAGCTTCATTAACTTCTTGATCGGTCAAGGTGGTTTCCGCACTGCGGTAAACTAAGGAGAAAGCCATACTCTTCTTCCCTGCTCCAATTTTTTCACCCGTATACACATCGAATAGCTCAACTTTTTCAAGGATTGCTCCTGCTTGCTCTTCAATCACTTGTTGCAGCGCAGCTGCAGAGGTTCCTTCTTCTACCACGATGCTTAAATCACGTGTACTCGCCGGATATTTAGGTAAGAACTTGTATTGGTTCATGGTTGCTACGTAACTGTAGAGCTTTTCCAAATCGATTTGGAAGACAAACGTTTCATCTAGATCGTATTTCTTTTGAAGTTCTGGATGTACCTGTCCGAGATAACCAACACATTCATCCTGTACATAAAGCCCAGCTGTTCGGCCTGGATGCATTCCCTTCAGGTTTTCTGCCTGTCTGTAAGATACCTGCTGAATTCCTAAATTGTCTAAAACAAGTTCGACGACACCCTTAACCAAATAGAAATCGGCCTTCTCAGCGGAAGAGTTCCAATGATCTCCCGTCCAATTACCCGTTAATAAGCCGGCTAGGCCTAATTTTTCTTCAGGAAGAACGGTTAATCTTTCCTCTTCGCTTATAAACACACGACCCATCTCAAAGATGGCAACATCAAGGTTCTGTCTGTTCCGATTGTAAGAGGCTGTTTCCAACATATGAGGAAGAAGATTTACTCTAAGATGGCTTCGCTCTTCACTCATCGGCATGGAAAGAGGAATTCCCTTGGTCTCTTTATACAAGGTAGCAAAGTCATACATAATCTGCTCGTTGGTAAAAGAGTAAGTGGAGACCTCATATAACCCAGCACCTGTTAACATATTCCGAAGGTTACGCTGGAAGGATTGATAATCTGTTAGTCCTCCTCTAGTTGTAGGTCCAATAGGAAGAGTAGTTGGAATGTGATCGTAGCCGTGAAGACGGGCGACTTCCTCCACTAGATCCACCTCTCTTGTAATATCCTGCCTACGAGATGGAACTTCAACTTCAAACACTTCACCATTGCGAGTATACCTGAATTGCAAACGACCGAGTATCGCCTCTACTTGTTCAGCCTCTAGTGTTGTCCCTAACAGCAAGTTAAGTCTAGATAAACGTAGAGATACCTGTGCTCTCTTGTGTTCACTAGTCATGTCAACGGCCTTTCCTTGGGCCACTGTACCACCAGCCAACTCAACCATAAGCTGAGCAGCACGATCAAGGGCACGGTCTACTGCTTCCGGATCTACTTCTTTCTCAAACCGGAGGCTTGCTTCCGAACGCAGACCTAACTTTTTAGCTGTCTTACGAATGGACTTCCCGCTAAAAAGTGCTGATTCAAGAAGGATTGTGGTTGTTTTATCTGAGACCTCAGAGTTCGCTCCTCCCATTACACCAGCGATCCCGATAGGCTTCAATTCATCTGTGATGAGAAGCATCTCCCCATCAAGCGTTCGCTCTATATCATCTAGAGTTGTCAATTTTTCTCCGTCTTTTGCAAGACGCACGACAATACGTCCTTGATGAACTTCATCATAATCGAAGGCATGAAGCGGCTGCCCCATCTCAAGCATCACGTAGTTCGTAATATCTACAATATTGCTAATAGGACGGATACCTGCAGCCATTAATCGGCTTTGCATCCACAAAGGAGAGGAACCAAGTTTAATATTAGAAATAAGACGAGTAGCATAATGTGTGCAGTGCTCCGCTGCTTCGATGGATACCTCCACTTTCCCATTAATTGATTCAGCCGCTTCTTCAACCACGGCATCAGGCAGCTGTACTGGGCGGTCGAGGATGGCACCGACCTCATATGCCACTCCTAGCATGCTTAAACAATCGGAACGATTAGGGGTTAGACCTAGTTCTAGAATATAATCATCTAATCCAAGGTAAGTAATAGCGTCTTGACCCACTTCGGTCTCTTCCGGTAATACCATAATTCCTTCCTGTTGAGCCTTAGGGAGAAGCTTATCATTAAGCCCTAATTCCTTTGCGGAGCAAATCATCCCTTGAGACTCCACCCCTCTAAGCTTGGCTTTCTTGATCTTAAGTCCTCCTGGCAGCTCTGCCCCTACAACGGACACGACAACCTTTTGGCCAGCATCAACGTTAGCTGCTCCACAGACAATCTGCAATCGAACGGTCTCACCTACATCGACTTGGCACACATTAAGTTTATCAGCGTCTGGATGTTTGCTTCTCTCCACCACATGACCGATTACGACTTTGGATACTCCTTTATTTCGAGCTTCCACACTTTCTACTTCAATCCCGCTGCGCGTCAGTCTTTCCGCTAGATCCTCCGGTGTAATCCCTTCTAAATCCACATATTGCTTTAACCAGTTATAGGAAACTTTCATGACTTTTCACCACCTACTTACGATTGAATTGTTTTAAGAATCGAATGTCATTGTTATAGAAATGTCTAATATCTTCTATACCGTACTTAAGCATGGCAATACGCTCTACACCCATTCCAAAGGCAAAACCAGTATATTTTTCCGAATCATAGCCCGACATTTCGAGGACCTTAGGATGAACCATTCCTGAACCTAAGATTTCGAGCCATCCTGTATCTTTGCATACTCGACAACCATGACCTTTACAAACAGCACAGGTTACATCGACTTCTGCGCTTGGTTCGGTGAACGGGAAGAAGCTAGGTCTTAATCGAATGCTCACATCTTCACCAAACATCTCACGAGAGAAAGCAAGAAGAATTCCTTTTAGATCGCTCATGCGAATGTCCTTGCCGATGACAAGACCTTCAATCTGAGTAAAGACATGGGAATGTGTAGCATCGTCATCATCCCTGCGATACACTCGTCCAGGACAAATGATTTTTACTGGTACTTCCCCTTGCTTATTCTCCATTACTCGCGCTTGATTAGGAGAGGTATGGGTACGCATTAACAAATCTTCTGTAATATAAAAGGTATCTTGCATATCTCGTGCGGGATGGTCCTTAGGCAGGTTGAGAGCTTCAAAGTTGTAATAATCTGTCTCTAACTCGGGCCCTTCAGCAATCTCAAAGCCTAATCCAATAAAGATATCTTCAATTTGCTCGATGATTTGTGTAAGAGGATGCTTATTTCCTTTAGGCAACTGCTTTCCTGGAAGAGTAACATCCAATCGTTGACTCTTAAGTTGTTCTATTAACGCTGCAGCCTCTAGTGACTCCTTCTTCTGAGCCAATAACCCTTCAATAGCATTTCGAACTTCGTTAGCCAGCTGACCAATAAGCGGTCGCTCTTCTGCAGAGAGCTTCCCCATTCCTTTCAAGATCTCTGTGAGCTCACCTTTTTTACCTAAATATTTCACTCTTAGGTCGTTAAGCTCGTTCAAATTGCCTGCCTCTTGAAGCTGACTAAGTGCTTTTTCTTTCACTTCCACTAATTGTTCACGCACATTCTTTCCTCCTTGCTTGCTTAAATAAATAAAAAAAGACCTCCGTCTGCAAGGGACGAGAGGTCGCGGTACCACCCTTATTAGAACCAAAGGACTATTATCTCCCTTAGTTCTCACTTAGTAATTGTTAACGGAGATTATGACTCCGGTACCCCCTACTATAAGGTTCAGGGGACAGCTCAAGAGTGAATTCTATAGGCTTCTACTACCCTAAGTTGGCTTTCAGTCACGGCCAACTCTCCCTGTCTTAACGCTTGCAGATCGTGCAAGCAATCATAGATTGTTCCTATATACTGGTCTCTTTCACAGCTTTTACTTTCAGCTTTTGATTTTCAGAATTTATTATAATCAATCTGAGCATAGGTTGCAACTTACTTTCGCTGGCGAATGGCTTCGTACATGATAATCCCCGCAGCCATCGCGGCATTCAAGGACTCAGCCTGACCATAGATCGGGATCTTTACGAACTTATCACACTGTTTAAGAATAGACGCTGATACACCGTTGGCCTCATTACCAATCACAATGGCAACAGGGCCATCATAGAGAGCCTCGTCGTACGGTACTGCTCCCTCCAAGCTCGTCGCCAGGATTCTAAATCCTCGCTCAGAAAGCTCATGACAAATCTCATTTAAATCGGTTTGAACTATGGGCAGATGAAAAATAGAACCCATCGTAGACCGAATGGTTTTTGGGTTGTATACATCAACGGTACCCTTCCCTAGGATGACACCTTGAATTCCTGCAGCATCTGCAGTTCGAATCATGGTACCAAGATTACCAGGATCCTGGATAGCATCTAGGAGTAAGAGTACAGGAGAGTCTTGAATCAGCTCGTCCACCTGGTTCACTGGTATATCTACGATAGCAAAAATCCCTTGAGGGTTCTCGGTTTCTGATAATTTATGCGCGATAGGCTCGGTGATCCAATAAACCGTAGCTAAACTATTCTGTAAGGACTGTTCTAGCTTCGACTGTAAATGAAACCCCTCCATAATCAGAACCGTTCGAATACCCGCTTTACTTTTAAGTGCTTCCTCTACCAAATGAAGACCTTCGATAAGAAAAAGCTGCTCCTTATCTCTACCTTTTTTACTATTCAGCTTGGCCCATTCTTTGACCTTGGAATTCTGAACAGATTGAATGGTTTCCCACACGAACATATCACTCCTATTTTGTCTTCTCCTCCATACGCTTCAAATCAACGTTATGACCGATAACAACGAGAATATCGCCCTCAGAAATCGTGTCTTCTGCCTTAGGTGCTATGTTAATATTCGGTCCGCTCTTAATCGCCATCACGTTCACACCAAACTTAGCACGAACATTGAGTTCAATTAAATTCTTGCCTACCATGCGGTCCGTTGCTGCAATCTCCGCTACGCTGTAATCTTCAGCTAACTCAATGAAATCGAGTATACCTGGGGAGATTAAATTGTTAGCGACACGACTTCCCATGTCCCTCTCCGGGAATACCACACGGTCAGCCCCAACCTTATAAAGTACTTTACCATGACGTTCATTTTGAGCTTTTACAACGATCTGCTTTACACCCAGTTCCTTAAGGATCAAGGATGTAAGGATGCTCGCTTGAATATCTTCCCCAATAGCTACGACTACCACATCAAAATTCCGTATCCCCAGTTCCTTCAGTGCATGTTCATCCGTTGAATCCGCTTGAACCGCGTAGGTAACATATTGGATATGCTCCTGAATCTTCTCTTCATTGGAGTCGATGGCCATTACATCATATCCCATCTCATAAAGCGTCTTCGCGACACTTGAGCCAAACCGCCCCATTCCTATAACCGCAAACGTTCTCGCAGCCAATGCTTGTCTCCCCCAGTACCCGATTTTTCCATCCATTATAACATAGTATATCCATTTCAAGTTTGGGTAAAAATGATCCTCTCCGCAAACAATACCAAAGAAAATAACCCTTTAATTGAGGAGGAGCGTTGCACATGAATATCAGCCAGGTTAATTTACGGGAAGCGGTTATGGCCAATGTTTCTGATTCTTCCCTAGGTGAATTGCGAAGCACCATTATGGACGCGATTGAAAGCAGAGAGGACAAGACTCTTCCCGGCCTCGGGGTTTTATTCGAAGTTCTCTGGAATCAAGCAGATCCTTCCAAACAGGGAGAGATTCTTCAACTGTTACATCAGGGATTGGGACAAAAGTGAGGAAAAAAAGCTTCCCTGAAATGACATTCAAGGAAGCTTTTTATATCGTCTTTCTATTACACTTGTTTAATTTCTTCTAACTTTGCTTGATCCAATCGCTTGATGACTTCGACCAAAAGTTTCACTGCGTTCTCGAAGTCATCTCGATGTAGGATTGCAGCATGGCTATGAATGTATCGTGTAGCTATACTCACAACCATCGACGGGACTCCCTTATTATGAAGGTGAAGTCTTCCAGCATCAGTACCTCCGCCAGCAACTGTATCAAACTGATAAGGAATTCCTAATTCATCAGCTGTATCAATGACAAAGTCCCGTAATCCTCGATGAGGAATCATAGACGCATCAAACAGCAAGAGCTGCGGTCCGCCCCCAAGCCTTGATTGCGCATCTTCCTTCTTAATACCTGGTGTATCCCCTGCAATACCGACATCTACAGCAAAAGCGATATCGGGTCCAACCGCATGAACCGAAGTCTGCGCACCACGCAGTCCCACTTCTTCTTGCACGGTTCCGACTCCAAAAACTACATTCGGATGCTCTTCTTCTTTAAGACGTCTTAGAACCTCGATCGCAATCGCACAACCAATTCGATTATCCCAAGCCTTAGCCATCATCAGCTTTTCATTTTTCATAACGGTGAAAGGACAAATCGGTACAACCGTATCTCCCGGTCTGACTCCGAAATCTTCGGCTTCCTCCCTACTTGAAGCTCCGATATCGATAAACATATTCTTCTTATCCACTGGTTTTCTTCTAGCTTCTGGAGAAAGGATATGAGGAGGCGTAGAACCAATGACTCCTTCAATTGGACCTTTCCGCGTTAATATCGTTACTCTTTGCGCTAGCATCACTTGCTCCCACCAGCCACCTAGTGGTTGAAAACGCAAGAAGCCTTTATCCGTAATCATCGTAATCATGAAGGCCACTTCATCTAAGTGTCCTGCAACCATAACCTTAGGACCTTCAACATTTCCTGTACGCTTGGCGATCAAACTCCCTAGATTATCGGTATAAACCTCATCCGCATAAGGAGCTATGTATTTTTTCATGACTTCCCTTACTGGCCCTTCGTGTCCAGGGGCTCCTGGTGTCTCGGTTAGTTCTTTAAACATCTCTAAGGTTTTGTCTTCCATCTTGTGTCCCTCCTTATCAGTGAGTGTTGGGGCATTATATGCCCCCATTTCGTTTATTATAACTTAAAATTCCAAAATTTTCACTTTAGCAAGCGGCCCAGAAAAATAGGCAGGACCCTTCCCTACTTCATAATAGACAATTAACATGCTGGGCTCTTCCTGAATTTCTCCTTTTTGAATATACAAGGACAAATCAAAAGGAATCACTTCTAGGACCGCATGTTTATGAAGATCCTTTTCATCCAGCCTTAGTGCAGCAAAGTCGTTCCCTAACCAAGCTGGATTCTCTGCAACTAGACGCATATATCTTTGTTGTTCTTGTTTGCCCATATCGAATGTCCACCAAGTTTTTCTTGGCTTATTCTTCTGAGTAAGGAAATAATCGAGTTGCATTAACCCCTTGATAACAGGCAACTGATCCACTTTTGATTGTTCTAGAAAATCATACAATCTTACAAATAAATCCTCGAGCTGATGTCCAATTCTTTGCCACCCACGTTCTTCCCAATAGTCTCCGAATTGCTGGAAGAAGTCAAAAGGAGTTTCAAACACACGAGAGACAAGGAATTCTAACGTGTGATCCATCCGATGAGCGTTCCAGTACTTTTCTAATACATCCTCTACCCTTTTTATCTTGACAATGTCGCTGAAGGGGAGAACATTATTTCCTAGTATTTCATAGGGGGAATGTTCCATCCAAACATAGCCGTATTTCTCAGCATTCAACCTTACCCCAGTTCCTCTCAACATCTTTAAGAAACCTAACTGAAGCTCTTCTGGACGCAGGGCAAAAACATCATTAAAGGTTTTGCGGAAGGATAAATAATCCTCCTCTGGTAATCCTGCAATTAAATCTAGGTGTTGATCAATATTTTTGGCTTCCTTAATCGTTCGTACCGTATAGCTTAATTTTTCGAAATTTTGTCTCCGGTTCACAATCAGGTTGGTTTCATCTCTCGTGGATTGGACACCAATTTCAAATCGAAATACTCCAGGTGGTGCATGCTTCGCTAAGTAATCTAACACCTCCGGACGCATGATATCAGCCGTAATCTCAAACTGGAAAACGGTGCCCTTATGGTTTTGAATAAGGAATTCAAAGATTTCTAATGCATAGTCCCTCTTAATATTAAAGGTGCGATCTACAAACTTAATAAGCTTAACCCCATTGTCGATGAGATACTTCAATTCCTGTTTGGTCCGTTCAATGTCAAAATAACGTACTCCGACCTCAATAGATGAGAGACAGAAGCTACAGGAGAAAGGACATCCTCTTGAGGTTTCAAAATAGACCACTCGGTTTCTCAGTTCGGGAAGATCAGGAAAGTCTTGGAACGGAGAGGGAATATTGTTTAGATCTAACTTGGGACGTGGGGGATTGATGACGGGAACCCCATCTTTCCGATAGGCGACGCCAAAAACCAGGTGATACTTCTTGTCACCGGAGATTTCCTGTAATAAATGATGAAACGTCTCCTCTCCTTCACCCACGACAATAAAATCCACACCAGACAAGCGATTCATCCAGTACTCTACATCGTAGGAAACCTCCGGTCCCCCTAATACGATTTGAATGTCTGGCTTTATCTTTTTTAACATATCTATCACAATGATCGTTTCTTCTATATTCCATATATAGCAGGAAAAACCGACTACATCTGGCTGATGTAAAAAGATATCCGTGACAATATTCATTGGTGTATCCTTTATCGTGAACTCCCTTATCTCAATTGGAAAATCCTTTTCACAGTAGGACTTCAGATAACGAAGAGCTAATGACATATGAATGTACTTTGCATTCAACGTTGCAATCACGGTATTCATTTAGGTTGACCTCCTTCCTGTATGCTTCTTCCTATTATTGTTGCCTATAATCGTATAAATTTTTTACCCTAAGTGCAAGTTAGCACTAGTTAAGTAACCAGGTAACAATCATTTCATTTTATCCTACTTTGAAGATAAAATTCAATGAATCCATTTTGGTCTTCATTACGTATATATATTATGTTAAATATCTTCACGTTTGGAGGAAGATTCATGGTTCTTATTTTTCGCGCGCTTCTGTTTATTCTCATTGCCATTGCGTTCTATTGGTGCTTTCGATTCTTTCTCAATCCCCAGCGGAAATTGGCTCAAGCCTTAGAAGAAAAGCGCACATTAATCATGGACGATAAGAGCAGCGTCCATCGAAATATATTGATTGCTTATAAAGGAGTTCTGTTTGAAGGTGAGAAGTATATGGGCACTACACCAGATGCTTTTCAGATCATAAAAATTCATATTTGGCCCAGAGATCATCAGCGGCTTGTGGGGTTGGAGAAAAAAGATTTTGAGGAATTAAAACAAATTGTCCAGGGAAGATATCCTTTTGCGGAGATAACCTGGAAAAGCCCTATTAAAGAGTTTCTGCAAGATCGATTACCATAAACTAAAGAAACAGGCTGACTCTATTACGAGTCAGCCTGTTTTGAATAAGATGAGTTATTATTGCTTAATAACTTCAATAATAGCATTAGTCATCTCTTGCGTTCCAATCGCTGTTTCCTTCTCTTCAGCAATATCCCCTGTTCTCAAACCGTTATTCAAAACAGTCTCTACAGCATCTTCAATTCTCTTCGCAGCGGCATCTAAGCCTAGAGAATAGCGAAGCATGAGGGCAGTAGATAGGATGGTAGCAATTGGGTTGGCGATTCCTTTTCCTGCGATATCAGGGGCTGAACCATGAACCGGTTCATACAACCCTAGACGGCCATCACTTAAGCTAGCTGACGCTAACA
The Ammoniphilus sp. CFH 90114 DNA segment above includes these coding regions:
- a CDS encoding B12-binding domain-containing radical SAM protein is translated as MNTVIATLNAKYIHMSLALRYLKSYCEKDFPIEIREFTIKDTPMNIVTDIFLHQPDVVGFSCYIWNIEETIIVIDMLKKIKPDIQIVLGGPEVSYDVEYWMNRLSGVDFIVVGEGEETFHHLLQEISGDKKYHLVFGVAYRKDGVPVINPPRPKLDLNNIPSPFQDFPDLPELRNRVVYFETSRGCPFSCSFCLSSIEVGVRYFDIERTKQELKYLIDNGVKLIKFVDRTFNIKRDYALEIFEFLIQNHKGTVFQFEITADIMRPEVLDYLAKHAPPGVFRFEIGVQSTRDETNLIVNRRQNFEKLSYTVRTIKEAKNIDQHLDLIAGLPEEDYLSFRKTFNDVFALRPEELQLGFLKMLRGTGVRLNAEKYGYVWMEHSPYEILGNNVLPFSDIVKIKRVEDVLEKYWNAHRMDHTLEFLVSRVFETPFDFFQQFGDYWEERGWQRIGHQLEDLFVRLYDFLEQSKVDQLPVIKGLMQLDYFLTQKNKPRKTWWTFDMGKQEQQRYMRLVAENPAWLGNDFAALRLDEKDLHKHAVLEVIPFDLSLYIQKGEIQEEPSMLIVYYEVGKGPAYFSGPLAKVKILEF
- a CDS encoding sigma-w pathway protein ysdB, with translation MVLIFRALLFILIAIAFYWCFRFFLNPQRKLAQALEEKRTLIMDDKSSVHRNILIAYKGVLFEGEKYMGTTPDAFQIIKIHIWPRDHQRLVGLEKKDFEELKQIVQGRYPFAEITWKSPIKEFLQDRLP